A single Actinomadura algeriensis DNA region contains:
- a CDS encoding Fur family transcriptional regulator gives MTATETPSIAAELRGAGLRVTAARVAILETVRAGNHLDVEAIADGARERVGHVSLQAVYEALHAMAACGLVRRLEPAGSPARFEGRIGDNHHHLVCRRCGAVGDVDCAVGHPPCLDPVDDGGFLIDEADVTFWGLCPACRPDRANAG, from the coding sequence ATGACCGCCACCGAGACTCCGAGCATCGCCGCCGAACTGCGCGGCGCCGGGCTGCGAGTGACGGCGGCCCGCGTCGCGATCCTGGAGACGGTCCGCGCCGGGAACCACCTCGACGTCGAGGCGATCGCCGACGGGGCCCGCGAGCGCGTGGGCCACGTCTCCCTGCAGGCCGTCTACGAGGCCCTGCACGCGATGGCCGCGTGCGGGCTCGTCCGGCGCCTCGAACCGGCCGGCAGCCCCGCCCGGTTCGAGGGCCGCATCGGCGACAACCACCACCACCTGGTCTGCCGCCGCTGCGGCGCGGTCGGCGACGTCGACTGCGCCGTGGGGCACCCGCCCTGCCTGGACCCCGTCGATGACGGCGGATTCCTCATCGACGAGGCCGACGTCACGTTCTGGGGCCTGTGCCCCGCCTGCCGGCCCGACCGCGCGAACGCCGGATGA
- a CDS encoding DUF2752 domain-containing protein, whose translation MGGAPGAAVTGASQGALGGIVSRTLTAARHGPAGTLLRVAAMAVAAVGASWIHRVNDPGVLCPLRALTGIPCPFCGGTTVFIELGSGHPARAVLASPVVFAGAIGFAVAPLGAGRRWWALAPRTRAWVLGIALVGSELWQLARFGVLPV comes from the coding sequence TTGGGGGGAGCGCCCGGGGCGGCGGTCACCGGCGCATCGCAAGGTGCACTCGGGGGAATCGTCAGCCGGACCCTCACCGCAGCGCGGCACGGCCCCGCGGGGACGCTGCTGCGTGTTGCGGCGATGGCCGTCGCGGCCGTCGGCGCGTCATGGATCCACCGGGTCAACGACCCCGGCGTGCTCTGCCCCTTGCGGGCGCTCACCGGCATTCCGTGCCCCTTCTGCGGAGGGACGACCGTGTTCATCGAGCTCGGATCGGGCCACCCGGCCCGTGCCGTGCTCGCGAGCCCGGTGGTCTTCGCGGGCGCGATCGGCTTCGCCGTCGCGCCGCTGGGGGCGGGACGACGGTGGTGGGCACTCGCGCCGAGAACCCGCGCGTGGGTCCTCGGAATCGCCCTCGTGGGGTCGGAGCTGTGGCAGCTCGCGCGGTTCGGTGTTCTGCCGGTTTGA
- a CDS encoding molybdopterin oxidoreductase family protein, with protein sequence MGDRTAYRTCPLCEAMCGLELTLDDSDRVTRVRGDARDPFSKGFVCPKGATLGSLDGDPDRLAEPLVRKGDEHVTASWDEAFEAVRAGIAQVIERYGRDAVALYVGNPTAHSIAGPLYTGAIVKALGTRNLYTASTADQMPKHVACGHLFGDPLAIPVPDLDRTDHLLMLGANPLESNGSVCSAPDFPGRLKAIQARGGKVTVVDPRRTRTAALADEHVFIRPGTDAYFLAALIHTLFAEDLAVDVPGANGIGELRALVADLAPERVADVTGVPAAGIRRTARELAAAPRAAVYGRMGTTTQAFGTLNSWFVDALNALTGNLDRPGGAMFPKAAHVPAYRRRKPFTTGRWRSRVQELPEVNGELPVATLADEIETPGDGRIRALITIGGNPALSAPNSARLDRAFAGLEFMASIDPYLNETTRHAHVVLPPPRPVQTPHYDIALSALAVRNYARFSPPAVPLDGRPSEAEILARLALTASGSDGDVAALDDMIIASTLAKAAAHEGSPVHGRDADEMRAMLAGSGTPAERRLDMMLRLGPYGDAFGAVPEGLTLDRLRTDHPHGIDLGALEPRLDEVVCTASGRVELCPSALVADVDRLRAALAAGPPAGTVLIGRRHLRSNNSWLHNLPELVRGSNTCTLHLHPDDAARLGVAAGDGVRVTSRAGSVEAVAEPTDTIMPGVVSLPHGWGHDRPGTRTGVARRHAGVNVNVVTDEREIDPPSGTAVLNGVPVTLERVD encoded by the coding sequence ATGGGCGACCGCACGGCGTACCGCACCTGTCCGCTCTGCGAGGCCATGTGCGGACTGGAGCTCACCCTGGACGACTCCGACCGCGTCACCCGCGTCCGCGGCGACGCGCGCGACCCGTTCAGCAAGGGGTTCGTCTGTCCGAAGGGCGCGACGCTCGGGAGCCTGGACGGCGACCCCGACCGGCTCGCGGAACCGCTCGTCCGCAAGGGGGACGAGCACGTCACCGCGAGCTGGGACGAGGCGTTCGAGGCCGTGCGGGCCGGGATCGCGCAGGTGATCGAACGGTACGGCAGGGACGCGGTCGCCCTGTACGTGGGGAACCCCACGGCCCACTCCATCGCCGGACCCCTGTACACGGGCGCGATCGTCAAGGCCCTTGGCACGCGCAACCTTTACACGGCGAGCACCGCCGACCAGATGCCGAAGCACGTCGCGTGCGGCCACCTGTTCGGGGACCCGCTGGCGATCCCCGTCCCCGACCTCGACCGCACCGACCATCTCCTGATGCTGGGCGCGAACCCCCTGGAATCCAACGGGAGCGTCTGCTCGGCGCCCGACTTCCCTGGACGGCTCAAAGCGATCCAGGCGCGCGGGGGCAAGGTCACCGTGGTCGACCCAAGACGAACGCGAACCGCAGCTCTGGCGGACGAGCACGTGTTCATCCGCCCCGGAACCGACGCGTACTTCCTCGCCGCGCTCATCCACACACTGTTCGCCGAAGACCTCGCGGTCGACGTGCCCGGCGCGAACGGAATCGGCGAACTGCGCGCCCTCGTCGCCGATCTCGCCCCCGAACGGGTCGCGGACGTCACCGGTGTCCCCGCGGCCGGCATCCGCCGGACGGCCCGCGAGCTGGCCGCCGCGCCGCGCGCCGCCGTCTACGGGCGCATGGGCACCACCACGCAGGCGTTCGGGACGCTGAACAGCTGGTTCGTCGACGCCCTCAACGCCCTCACCGGCAACCTCGACCGCCCCGGCGGCGCGATGTTCCCGAAGGCCGCGCACGTCCCGGCGTACCGGCGGCGCAAGCCGTTCACCACCGGACGGTGGCGCAGCCGCGTGCAGGAGCTGCCCGAGGTGAACGGGGAACTCCCCGTCGCCACGCTCGCCGACGAGATCGAGACGCCGGGCGACGGGCGGATCAGGGCGCTGATCACGATCGGCGGGAACCCGGCGCTCTCGGCGCCGAACTCCGCGCGGCTCGACCGGGCGTTCGCCGGACTCGAGTTCATGGCGTCGATCGACCCGTACCTGAACGAGACGACCCGGCACGCGCACGTCGTGCTGCCCCCTCCCCGGCCCGTCCAGACGCCGCACTACGACATCGCGCTCAGCGCCCTCGCCGTCCGGAACTACGCCCGGTTCTCGCCGCCCGCAGTGCCCCTGGACGGGCGGCCGAGCGAGGCGGAGATCCTCGCCCGGCTCGCCCTGACGGCGTCCGGGAGCGACGGCGACGTCGCCGCCCTCGACGACATGATCATCGCGTCGACGCTCGCGAAGGCCGCCGCGCACGAGGGCTCCCCGGTGCACGGCCGCGACGCCGACGAGATGCGCGCGATGCTCGCCGGGTCCGGCACCCCCGCCGAGCGGCGGCTCGACATGATGCTGCGGCTCGGCCCGTACGGCGACGCGTTCGGCGCCGTCCCGGAGGGTCTCACCCTCGACCGGCTCCGCACCGACCACCCGCACGGGATCGACCTCGGCGCCCTCGAACCCCGCCTCGACGAGGTCGTCTGCACGGCGTCCGGACGGGTCGAGCTGTGCCCGTCCGCGCTCGTCGCCGACGTCGACCGGCTCCGCGCCGCGCTGGCGGCCGGGCCGCCCGCCGGGACGGTGCTGATCGGCCGCCGCCACCTGCGGTCCAACAACAGCTGGCTGCACAACCTCCCCGAGCTGGTGCGCGGCTCCAACACCTGCACGCTCCACCTGCACCCGGACGACGCCGCGCGGCTCGGCGTCGCGGCGGGCGACGGCGTCCGGGTGACGTCGCGGGCGGGCTCGGTCGAGGCGGTCGCCGAACCGACCGACACGATCATGCCGGGGGTCGTCAGCCTCCCGCACGGGTGGGGCCACGACCGTCCCGGCACCCGGACGGGCGTCGCGCGGCGGCACGCCGGCGTGAACGTCAACGTCGTCACCGACGAGCGGGAGATCGACCCGCCGTCGGGCACCGCGGTGCTGAACGGCGTGCCCGTCACCCTCGAACGCGTGGACTGA
- a CDS encoding ABC transporter ATP-binding protein — protein sequence MTGEVLQLRGVGVRREGATLLRDVTWSVGEGERWVILGPNGAGKTTLLQIAAALLHPSEGEVDVLEERLGRTDVFELRTRIGFASTALAEKVPSGETVVDLVLTASYAILGRWQEEYDSTDVSRAVALLEALGCAGLLRRRFDTLSEGERKRVQIARALMPDPELLLLDEPAAGLDLGGREDLVARLGRLADDPAAPTMVMVTHHLEEVPDGFTHALLLRRGEIVARGKVDEVFTPEHLSDCFGLPLAVERRDGRWYARAAR from the coding sequence ATGACCGGCGAGGTGCTTCAACTCCGAGGAGTCGGGGTCAGGCGCGAGGGGGCGACCCTCCTTCGCGATGTCACGTGGAGCGTGGGCGAGGGCGAACGGTGGGTGATCCTCGGCCCGAACGGCGCGGGCAAGACGACGCTGCTGCAGATCGCGGCGGCGCTGCTGCATCCGAGCGAGGGCGAGGTCGACGTCCTCGAGGAACGGCTCGGCCGCACCGACGTGTTCGAGCTGCGCACCCGGATCGGGTTCGCGAGCACGGCGCTGGCGGAGAAGGTCCCGTCCGGTGAGACGGTCGTCGACCTGGTGCTGACCGCGTCGTACGCGATCCTCGGGCGCTGGCAGGAGGAGTACGACAGCACCGACGTCAGCCGGGCCGTGGCGCTGCTGGAGGCGCTCGGCTGCGCCGGGCTGCTGCGGCGCCGGTTCGACACCCTGTCGGAGGGCGAGCGCAAGCGCGTGCAGATCGCCCGCGCGCTGATGCCGGACCCGGAGCTGCTGCTGCTGGACGAGCCCGCCGCGGGCCTCGACCTCGGCGGCCGCGAGGACCTCGTCGCGCGGCTCGGCCGCCTCGCCGACGACCCGGCGGCGCCCACGATGGTGATGGTGACGCACCATCTCGAAGAGGTCCCGGACGGGTTCACGCACGCGCTGCTGCTGCGGCGGGGCGAGATCGTCGCGCGCGGCAAGGTCGACGAGGTGTTCACGCCCGAGCACCTGTCGGACTGCTTCGGGCTGCCGCTCGCCGTGGAGCGCCGCGACGGCCGCTGGTACGCGCGGGCCGCACGCTGA
- a CDS encoding RDD family protein, with amino-acid sequence MGNPYDPYGQQQPGYGQQPGYGQQPQPGYGQPQPGYGQQPPAQPGYGQPPAQPGYGQPAQPAAQPGYGQPAAQPGYGQQPGYGQQPAAQPGYGQPAAEVHHHHYGTPGGGQLAEWGSRAGAYLIDGLIIGAPVAVLYILGMVLAAAGDAGVAIGGLLIVLGYLVAFAAGLWLIYQEGTTGQTIGKRQMNIRLVGAQTGQPIGFGMAFLRKICHAADSFACYVGYFWPLWDDRKQTFADKICSTLVVRH; translated from the coding sequence GTGGGTAACCCCTACGACCCGTACGGGCAGCAGCAGCCGGGCTACGGTCAGCAGCCGGGCTACGGCCAGCAGCCGCAGCCCGGGTACGGCCAGCCCCAGCCCGGGTACGGCCAGCAGCCCCCCGCCCAGCCCGGTTACGGCCAGCCCCCGGCGCAGCCGGGCTACGGCCAGCCGGCCCAGCCCGCCGCTCAGCCCGGTTACGGCCAGCCCGCCGCGCAGCCGGGCTACGGCCAGCAGCCCGGTTACGGCCAGCAGCCCGCGGCGCAGCCCGGTTACGGCCAGCCCGCCGCGGAAGTCCACCACCACCACTACGGCACCCCCGGCGGCGGCCAGCTCGCCGAGTGGGGCTCGCGCGCCGGTGCCTACCTCATCGACGGCCTGATCATCGGCGCTCCGGTCGCCGTGCTGTACATCCTCGGCATGGTGCTCGCCGCCGCCGGCGACGCCGGCGTCGCGATCGGCGGCCTCCTGATCGTCCTGGGCTACCTCGTCGCGTTCGCGGCGGGCCTGTGGCTCATCTACCAGGAGGGCACCACCGGGCAGACGATCGGCAAGCGGCAGATGAACATCCGCCTCGTCGGCGCGCAGACCGGACAGCCGATCGGCTTCGGCATGGCGTTCCTGCGGAAGATCTGCCACGCGGCCGACAGCTTCGCGTGCTACGTCGGCTACTTCTGGCCGCTGTGGGACGACCGCAAGCAGACGTTCGCCGACAAGATCTGCAGCACCCTCGTCGTCCGCCACTGA
- a CDS encoding catalase — translation MTQRPITTDDAGKPAPSDAHSLSVGPNGPLLMQDHYVIQKMAHFNRERVPERVVHAKGGGAYGVLEITEDVSQFTRAKLFQKGARTESLVRFSSVAGELGSADAGRDPRGFAIKFYTEEGNYDLVGNNTPVFFIRDPQKFSDFIHSQKRRADNHLRDNNMQWDFWTLSPESAHQVSWLMTDRGTPASWRHMQGYGSHTYLWYNAAGEKFWVKYHFKTDQGIKNFTAEEADAQDPDVHIRDLYTAIQRGDHPSWTVQVQVMPFEDAADYRFNPFDLTKVWPHGDYPLITIGKWTLNRNPENYFAEIEQAAFEPANLVPGIGASPDKMLQGRLFSYPDAQRYRIGANYLHLPVNRPHSPVRSYNKDGAMAYYGGSDPVYAPNSVGGPEANPELFAGDTYEVAGEIVRSAYRLHSEDDDFVQPRALWEKVLGETDRDHMVHNILVHANAPEVTSDMKKRVAEYWRNVQKDLGDRVAKGLGVNGS, via the coding sequence ATGACCCAGAGGCCGATCACCACCGACGACGCCGGGAAGCCCGCCCCCAGCGACGCGCACTCCCTGTCCGTCGGGCCGAACGGTCCCCTGCTGATGCAGGACCACTACGTCATCCAGAAGATGGCGCACTTCAACCGCGAGCGCGTCCCCGAACGGGTCGTCCACGCCAAGGGCGGCGGCGCGTACGGCGTCCTGGAGATCACCGAGGACGTCAGCCAGTTCACCCGCGCGAAGCTCTTCCAGAAGGGTGCCCGCACCGAGTCGCTGGTGCGGTTCAGCTCCGTCGCGGGCGAGCTCGGCTCGGCCGACGCCGGCCGCGACCCGCGCGGCTTCGCGATCAAGTTCTACACCGAGGAGGGCAACTACGACCTCGTCGGCAACAACACCCCGGTCTTCTTCATCCGGGACCCGCAGAAGTTCTCCGACTTCATCCACTCGCAGAAGCGCCGCGCCGACAACCACCTGCGCGACAACAACATGCAGTGGGACTTCTGGACGCTCTCGCCCGAGTCGGCCCACCAGGTGTCCTGGCTGATGACCGACCGCGGCACCCCCGCGTCGTGGCGGCACATGCAGGGATACGGCTCCCACACGTACCTCTGGTACAACGCCGCCGGTGAGAAGTTCTGGGTCAAGTACCACTTCAAGACCGACCAGGGCATCAAGAACTTCACCGCCGAAGAGGCCGACGCCCAGGACCCGGACGTCCACATCCGCGACCTCTACACCGCGATCCAGCGGGGCGACCACCCGTCCTGGACCGTCCAGGTGCAGGTCATGCCGTTCGAGGACGCGGCCGACTACCGGTTCAACCCGTTCGACCTGACCAAGGTCTGGCCGCACGGCGACTACCCGCTGATCACCATCGGGAAGTGGACGCTGAACCGGAACCCGGAGAACTACTTCGCCGAGATCGAGCAGGCCGCGTTCGAGCCCGCCAACCTCGTCCCCGGCATCGGCGCCTCCCCGGACAAGATGCTGCAGGGCCGGCTGTTCTCCTACCCGGACGCCCAGCGGTACCGGATCGGCGCGAACTACCTGCACCTGCCGGTCAATCGCCCGCACTCGCCCGTCCGCTCCTACAACAAGGACGGCGCGATGGCCTACTACGGCGGCAGCGACCCGGTGTACGCGCCGAACTCGGTCGGCGGGCCGGAGGCGAACCCGGAACTGTTCGCGGGCGACACCTACGAGGTGGCGGGCGAGATCGTCCGCAGCGCCTACCGGCTGCACAGCGAGGACGACGACTTCGTGCAGCCTCGCGCCCTGTGGGAGAAGGTCCTCGGCGAGACCGACCGCGACCACATGGTCCACAACATCCTGGTGCACGCCAACGCGCCCGAGGTCACGAGCGACATGAAGAAGCGCGTGGCCGAGTACTGGCGCAACGTCCAGAAGGACCTGGGCGACCGCGTCGCCAAGGGCCTCGGCGTGAACGGCTCCTGA
- a CDS encoding PP2C family protein-serine/threonine phosphatase, giving the protein MNVAIRYAAGSDIGCNRENNEDSGYAGARLIAVADGMGGYAGGEVASSTVIGSLRSLDADARGDDLVDMLGRAVAEANEKLRIVREERPDLSRMGTTLTAMLWSGSSVALAHIGDSRGYLLRDGELFQMTQDHTMDELLKAEAEQSGQTPDPAETSRLSHVLYRVLDGRDDREPDLRLREARLGDRYLLCSDGLSGPVDAQTIYEVLSAEADPHRAVDRLIELARENGGPDNITAVVADVVEAEHVTEPGAAVVVGAAGSA; this is encoded by the coding sequence ATGAACGTAGCAATCAGGTACGCAGCAGGCAGCGACATCGGGTGCAACCGAGAGAACAACGAGGACTCGGGTTACGCCGGTGCGCGGTTGATCGCGGTCGCGGACGGGATGGGCGGTTACGCCGGCGGCGAGGTCGCCAGTTCGACCGTCATCGGATCGCTGCGCTCGCTGGACGCCGATGCGCGCGGTGACGACCTTGTCGACATGCTGGGACGCGCCGTCGCCGAGGCCAACGAGAAACTCCGCATCGTCCGCGAGGAACGGCCGGATCTGAGCCGGATGGGCACCACGCTCACCGCGATGCTCTGGTCGGGGTCGTCCGTCGCATTGGCGCACATCGGCGATTCGCGCGGTTATCTCCTGCGCGACGGCGAGCTTTTCCAGATGACCCAGGACCACACGATGGACGAGCTGCTGAAGGCGGAGGCCGAACAGTCGGGGCAGACGCCCGACCCGGCCGAGACGTCGCGGCTCTCGCACGTCCTGTACCGGGTGCTGGACGGCAGGGACGACCGGGAGCCCGACCTGCGGCTGCGCGAGGCCCGGCTCGGCGACCGGTACCTGCTGTGCTCGGACGGGCTCAGCGGCCCGGTCGACGCGCAGACGATCTACGAGGTGCTGTCGGCGGAGGCCGATCCGCACCGCGCGGTCGACCGGCTCATCGAGCTCGCCCGGGAGAACGGCGGTCCGGACAACATCACGGCGGTCGTCGCCGACGTGGTCGAGGCCGAGCACGTCACCGAACCCGGCGCGGCGGTCGTCGTCGGCGCCGCCGGGAGCGCGTGA
- a CDS encoding Rieske 2Fe-2S domain-containing protein yields MNRRAGNIFRRTSQKQAAGRLTDVTDGLEHARGLDRTIRVLSTGVKRVLRPGPVKDALHGVPLGHPAHPPLTDVPMGCWMSAAVLDLLPGTRRASEALVAAGLAGAIPTVLTGVADWSALHRGQQRVGLVHAAGMATATLLYSASFAARYRGRDGAGRALGFAGLTALLGGSYLGGHLAFRQAAGASHADQVAHLVTLGWHDLCKADELPDGWPVHRSLGYISLFVLRTGDEVHVLADRCNHLAGPLHQGRIVTDDAADVCVVCPWHGSTFRVRDGAVVHGPATGRQPAFESRVTENGTLQVRPIG; encoded by the coding sequence ATGAACCGACGGGCTGGCAACATCTTCCGGCGCACGTCCCAGAAGCAGGCGGCGGGACGGCTCACCGACGTCACCGACGGGCTCGAGCACGCCCGCGGCCTCGACCGGACGATCCGCGTCCTGTCCACCGGCGTGAAGCGGGTCCTGCGGCCCGGCCCGGTCAAGGACGCCCTGCACGGGGTCCCGCTCGGGCACCCGGCGCACCCGCCGCTGACCGACGTGCCGATGGGCTGCTGGATGTCCGCGGCCGTGCTGGACCTGCTGCCGGGCACCCGGCGCGCGTCCGAGGCGCTGGTCGCCGCGGGCCTCGCCGGCGCGATCCCGACGGTGCTCACCGGCGTCGCCGACTGGTCGGCGCTGCACCGCGGGCAGCAGCGGGTCGGGCTCGTCCACGCCGCCGGGATGGCGACCGCGACGCTGCTGTACTCGGCGTCGTTCGCGGCCCGCTACCGGGGACGGGACGGCGCGGGCCGCGCGCTCGGGTTCGCGGGGCTCACGGCGCTGCTGGGCGGCAGCTACCTCGGCGGGCACCTCGCCTTCCGGCAGGCCGCCGGGGCCAGCCACGCCGACCAGGTCGCGCACCTGGTGACGCTCGGCTGGCACGACCTGTGCAAGGCCGACGAACTGCCCGACGGCTGGCCCGTCCACCGCAGCCTCGGCTACATCAGCCTGTTCGTGCTGCGCACCGGCGACGAGGTGCACGTCCTCGCCGACCGCTGCAACCACCTCGCGGGGCCGCTGCACCAGGGCCGCATCGTCACCGACGACGCCGCCGACGTGTGCGTGGTCTGCCCCTGGCACGGCAGCACGTTCCGCGTCCGCGACGGAGCGGTCGTGCACGGCCCGGCCACCGGACGCCAGCCCGCGTTCGAGTCGCGCGTCACCGAGAACGGCACACTTCAGGTCCGCCCGATCGGCTGA
- a CDS encoding MarR family winged helix-turn-helix transcriptional regulator, translating to MEAAAGEQIGLGGALVRITFLVNSLYTEVSREYGLTPQQGKLLCVVLQRPHGMRELGQVLGLAKSSLTGLVDRTAQHGLVRREPDPRDARAVQVAITEPGGRIADAFHRETIRRVEELPAHLGREDRDRLLDLLGGTVLVNEARALALGPADCG from the coding sequence ATGGAAGCGGCCGCCGGGGAGCAGATCGGGCTCGGTGGCGCACTGGTGCGCATCACCTTCCTGGTGAACTCTCTCTACACCGAGGTGAGCCGGGAGTACGGGCTCACCCCGCAGCAGGGCAAGCTGCTCTGCGTGGTGCTGCAGCGACCCCACGGGATGCGGGAACTCGGCCAGGTGCTCGGCCTGGCGAAGTCGAGCCTCACCGGCCTCGTCGACCGGACCGCCCAGCACGGCCTGGTGCGGCGCGAACCCGACCCGCGGGACGCGCGCGCGGTGCAGGTCGCGATCACCGAGCCGGGCGGGCGGATCGCGGACGCGTTCCACCGCGAGACGATCCGCCGCGTCGAGGAACTGCCCGCGCACCTCGGCCGCGAAGACCGCGACCGCCTCCTCGACCTGCTCGGCGGCACCGTGCTGGTCAACGAGGCGCGGGCCCTCGCGCTCGGCCCGGCCGACTGCGGCTGA
- a CDS encoding sulfite exporter TauE/SafE family protein, which produces MNLLEAAAVFAAGVAAGGINTVVGSGSLITFPTLVTLGFPPVVANVSNNIGLVPGSATGAYGYRAELEGQRGRLLRLGSASMLGALIGGLLLLGLPAEAFQVIVVALIALALVLVVVQPRLQAWVKRRREADGEGEHGPHGGPLLWIAVLLAGMYGGYFGAAQGIVLIAILGIALADDLQRVNAAKNVLSAIVNGSAAVLFITLSIVSDTVIDWWAVLMIALGSTVGGLLGAKVGRRIPPPVLRGVIVVVGLVAIVNLVR; this is translated from the coding sequence GTGAACCTGCTGGAGGCGGCCGCGGTGTTCGCGGCCGGAGTCGCCGCCGGGGGCATCAACACGGTCGTCGGGTCGGGGTCGCTGATCACGTTCCCGACGCTGGTGACGCTCGGGTTCCCGCCGGTGGTCGCGAACGTCTCCAACAACATCGGGCTCGTGCCGGGCTCGGCGACCGGCGCCTACGGGTACCGCGCGGAGCTCGAGGGGCAGCGCGGACGGCTGCTGCGGCTGGGCAGCGCGTCCATGCTCGGCGCCCTGATCGGCGGGCTGCTGCTGCTCGGCCTGCCCGCCGAGGCGTTCCAGGTGATCGTGGTCGCGCTGATCGCGCTCGCGCTCGTCCTGGTGGTGGTGCAGCCCCGGCTGCAGGCGTGGGTGAAGCGCCGCCGCGAGGCGGACGGGGAGGGCGAGCACGGCCCGCACGGCGGGCCGCTGCTGTGGATCGCGGTGCTCCTCGCGGGCATGTACGGCGGCTACTTCGGCGCGGCGCAGGGCATCGTCCTGATCGCGATACTCGGCATCGCGCTGGCCGACGACCTGCAGCGCGTCAACGCGGCCAAGAACGTCCTGTCGGCGATCGTGAACGGGTCGGCGGCGGTCCTGTTCATCACGCTGTCGATCGTCTCCGACACCGTCATCGACTGGTGGGCGGTGTTGATGATCGCGCTGGGGTCGACCGTCGGGGGCCTGCTGGGCGCGAAGGTCGGGCGCCGCATCCCGCCGCCGGTGCTGCGCGGCGTCATCGTCGTCGTGGGCCTCGTCGCGATCGTGAACCTCGTGCGCTGA
- a CDS encoding NAD(P)/FAD-dependent oxidoreductase: MGRTVAVVGGGYGGSAVAKALDGDADVVLIEPRDAFVHAAGALRALVQPDWAENIFFPYDRLLARGRVVRDRAAAVDERGVTLASGARVDADYIVLASGSGYPYPAKIESDDAAEALERLRATHKELAGADRVLIAGAGPVGLELAGEIKAVWPQKAVTIVDPAAEPLPGLLPELRAELLRQLAELGVDLRLGTSLADEPPVGPAVAETFTVRAGDAEITADIWFRAYGVRPNGDYLGDGLGGGARTGDGRLRVTGRLNVHGHDHVYALGDITDVSEAKMAGHAMRHADVIAANIAAQVRGDAPESVYEPSPVRGILLPLGPAGGVGQFPGEDGTAFLLPTEQVIEYKGRALMTEMFAALFETA, from the coding sequence ATGGGACGCACTGTCGCGGTGGTCGGCGGCGGGTACGGCGGGTCCGCCGTCGCGAAGGCGTTGGACGGCGACGCGGACGTCGTGCTGATCGAGCCGCGGGACGCGTTCGTGCACGCCGCGGGGGCGCTGCGCGCGCTCGTCCAGCCGGATTGGGCCGAGAACATCTTCTTCCCCTACGACCGGCTGCTGGCGCGCGGACGGGTCGTCCGCGACCGCGCGGCGGCGGTGGACGAGCGCGGCGTGACGCTGGCCTCCGGGGCGCGGGTGGACGCCGACTACATCGTCCTCGCGTCCGGTTCGGGCTACCCGTACCCGGCGAAGATCGAGAGCGACGACGCGGCCGAGGCGCTCGAACGGCTGCGTGCCACGCACAAGGAGCTGGCGGGCGCGGACCGGGTGCTGATCGCGGGCGCCGGGCCGGTCGGGCTGGAGCTCGCCGGGGAGATCAAGGCCGTCTGGCCGCAGAAGGCGGTGACGATCGTCGACCCGGCCGCCGAGCCGCTGCCGGGGCTGCTTCCCGAGTTGCGCGCGGAACTGCTCCGGCAGCTCGCCGAACTGGGCGTCGACCTGCGGCTCGGGACGTCCCTCGCGGACGAGCCGCCGGTCGGGCCCGCGGTCGCCGAGACCTTCACCGTCCGGGCGGGCGACGCGGAGATCACCGCCGACATCTGGTTCCGCGCCTACGGCGTCCGCCCGAACGGCGACTACCTCGGCGACGGCCTGGGCGGCGGCGCGCGGACCGGGGACGGGCGGCTGCGGGTCACCGGGCGGCTCAACGTCCACGGCCACGACCACGTCTACGCGCTCGGCGACATCACCGACGTTTCCGAGGCGAAGATGGCGGGCCACGCGATGCGGCACGCGGACGTGATCGCCGCGAACATCGCCGCGCAGGTGCGGGGCGACGCACCGGAGTCGGTCTACGAGCCGTCGCCCGTCCGGGGCATCCTGCTGCCGCTGGGCCCGGCGGGCGGCGTCGGCCAGTTCCCGGGCGAGGACGGGACGGCGTTCCTGCTGCCGACCGAGCAGGTCATCGAGTACAAGGGGCGCGCGTTGATGACGGAGATGTTCGCCGCACTGTTCGAGACCGCCTGA